DNA from Prunus persica cultivar Lovell chromosome G6, Prunus_persica_NCBIv2, whole genome shotgun sequence:
ACTTGAGTTTCCTTTCAGTCGAGCACTCATCCAAACACCTCAATCCCTTGACATTCTGAATTGAAATACTGATACAATAATGATATGATTACTACGCGCGCATCCTATTTAGCAAACATGCTAATGGGTGCACTGAACAATTTTCTTTCCCTGGACTGTTTATGAGCACAAATCTTACAttaatttcagaatttttgaATAATCCTAGCATAGATTTCCTTCAAACTATACAGCTGGCTTTTTCTGGGTTCTTGTATATAATTTATGTTCTAGTGTTTTCACCTTCTGTTCAAATTGGTTGGCATCAGACCCAAAGACCTAATGTTACAATTTTCCCTTCTATGTAGCATGATTAATGCATAAAAAGGGTTTACTACAATGTAAAGGCCTAAAGCCACTGTGGGAAGATTAGTGTACTAAATGAAATTTATGTGATTAGAAGAACAATTTAGAATATATCATGCTTCAATAACTGGGTTATGGATGGATTGCCTATGTGTGATTATCAAAAAAGGACATAGAAATGGATTGTAAGAAGAGGGAATAATTCTCCAGCTAGCACAAAATTACCCTCTAGAAAAGGCTGCACATTTTGAGGGCCAACAACTGCCACTTAACAGCCAATTTGGCAAGCCCTGGATTGAACCGAACCCATTTTCGAAAACCCTCTTCACAAGTTTTACCGCCATCACCACCTCTACATGTTGTGGAAACACAGGAAGTCACCTATAAAGAATACCAATGACTTGCAACTCTGACAGCAGAGTCATCTTATCATGATAGAGCTCAACCAACCGGTATCTGATAGTTTTCATCATTGATatgcccaaaaaatgatatgaCCATCTGGTCAATcatcaaatacaaatttaagTTTCTAGCCTTTTTGTTTCGGAGTTTGTCATTCACCAGAAGTaaccatttttatttgtttcttcttttgtctATAATTAACTTTTCGCTTTTGTTAGAGAGCTATATTTTATTTAGCCATCAGTATCTCCATATACTTCAATCCAAGGCTTCCAGTTTCCTATTGTCAAAGATGCTCTCTACAGATACTAACTACTGGCACTAGCTAACAAAAAGTAACCATTTCTCATAGAATTAACAAACGATACTAGCTTGCATTACTTGATAAAACTCAATTCTGAAACTACCATAAGAGAGTTGAGCGAAGTTAAAGCACAGAACAAAAGAATATTAGCACTGTCATTATTTTTTCTACATTATATTCTTCCGTTGCTGGCTTGAAATGGAATCGGTATTTCACAAttatcttccatttctttataaataaataaaaaccaagaaaaatagaaacaatCACAAAGCCATTACCATTGCCAGCACATCTCTCACAAGGCACAGGGTCACCCTGCAAAAGATTCAAGAACAACCACAAACCCACCATTCATCAACCTTAACCCAAAAAACACCAAACCCACAagctccatttttctttaaagatatcatttttccaaaacacacaaaacccAGAAAGAAAGCTAGACCAAGAAAGGCAGAACTAATTGTTACCTTAAGaccaagaaagagagagagagcaatggCAGCCAAGACACTTATAGTAGCAAGAAAAGTTTGGGTATCCAAGGGTTTGTCAAAGCCAGCAAATAGTAGAATGGGCTGGACAAAGAGCCTTGTGGGTTGAATTATGACTTCAGGCCTAGCGGCACTTGTGGCAGAGCAGCGGAACAGTAAAGGGATTTCAGGTTTTGTTTGGGGTTGATATGGAAGAGAGTGATTGGCAGTGAGAGACgttgttgaagaagaagaagcagaagcaaGAGGATGCAGAGAGTAGCAGGAAAGTGTGGCCATGGATAGAAGTTAAGTGAGTATGTGGAGCTCAGTTTCGTTACTCGTattcagtttttttcttctcaacttTTTTGGCAAtcagcccaaaaaaaaaactttccaCCTACAAATAACTCCCAAACTATtgtattattttcatattcGTACATGAATTATTGATTATTTACTGAGGCATACACAAACTTTAATGAAACCTACACATTGCCCCATATGACAGCCAAAATGTTAAACAAAATTTGCAGAAATACCATCCAAACTATTAGGCATGTACCCATTTACCATCCAATAAAACAATTGAACTATCTACCACCCAATAATAATTTGACCTATTAGCATCTCCGGTAGAGATGTCAAATTTAAACAAcctaatttgaatttgatggcttACATGACTATTTTACATCTTGTATAATCTGATTGTATCAATCAAAACAACATCCATTAAAGTTAAGTGGGATcgatagaaaaaataataatggaaaAGATGCCTTAGTATGTTGGTGTTAAAATTGCCATCCATGCTCCAGCCTTCTTTTCCATGTCACCATTAAAGGCTCGGTTGGACCTCCCAAAAAACTTCAATTGTAACTGTTTGGCATGCTATTTGTCATTTAACGAGTCGATTGGAGATGCTCATGTACTTATTTTAAggtatatttattcatactctcaattttaacaatcaAGTATTTCggatttgttaaatttttttttttcaatgtcgTCCCGACATAGAAAATGTGTCCGACGTAGAATATATTgttcaaaatagaaaatgtttTGGATGGTTTGGGCATGAAAACAATTGTTGTTtgaaaatacccaaaaattgactttgaaACATGAGAAAAGGTGGGGTCTAAGGCTGCTATGTAGGCAATTAACGAGAATTTGACGAAAAACCTAACAACAGAATTACatcgatttttttttgttgacaaATTCAGGAAAAAGTTCCAAAAAAATTGTACTAGCTAATCTTGAGATCCATAATACACCAACAAAGATAAGAATAGGGCCTAGGCCAATCCGAGCTAGCCTCTTTTACACCTAATATAATTTCAAGTCACATAAAAGGAGTCAGTTTTTAGATAGtttaaacataaaattctaagCAAAAGCCCTAAATCCTAAACTCTAAATACTAAGGTTTGTGATACCGAATGGTGTAGAAAAATACTTGCCTCCTTCCTTGGAAGTAGGAGCTCTTACTTTCCTATCAACATCAAGTTGACATGCGTTCagagatttttcttttggtgtttttgatgaattatttttgcatgtgCCAAACTATATGATTTATAGGTGGAAGGAGGGAAACACAATAGGGCATATCTCAGTTGATTGAGCTCTTCGACCTCCACCCATATGGGCAGAAGTTTGAAACCCCCAGGTatccaatgaatatttgtgtaaaaccCCCTCCCCCATttgtttgtactaaatttttttgtactaaatttttttatacaaaaaatgccCTAATTATTGGAGAGGAGACTACAAAAATTGCTTTAGAAAGACTCCTTTTTTTACTAATAAATTCACTGACATATAAGTTAAGCGCCCAGTATCTAAACTATTCTTCTATCAATACATCCGCATACCTCATATGGCCTATACAGACCAGACACTATTCACAGAATTCAGGTCTGCCTATCAAAGTACTTCTTTTTGGGCCCAGAACACCTATCAAAATACTTATACACAAACACCCAGTGAAATGCAAAACAGAGCATATAGGGCCTCACAAATTTCAATCCTCAAGCAGGCATCATGTGACACATTTTTCCCCTTCAAGTGGTTGTGTAAGCCGCAGCCTTTTTGCAGCAGGTTGCTCTTGAGGCTCAGGCATCCGATCATCGACGAACATCTGCACATCATCACATGAGACTGTCCTGTTGTCTACCATATTAGAGTCTTGATACGCTGGTATATCAGGATTTTCTTGGCGGGAAGAAAATGGAGCTCCATTTTCATTGCCATCATTCACCTTTACACGATCCCAAGAACCTTCATTTTCATTCCCATCATGCACCTTATCACAATCTCGAGAACCTTCATTTTCAGCGCCATTATGAACCTCATCATGGTCCTGAGAACCTCCATTTTCATCGCCATCATGGACCTTATCATGGTCTTGAGAACTTCCTTTTCCATTGCCCTCATGGACCTTATCAGGGTCTTGAGAACCTCCATATCCATTATTATAATGCACCTTATCATGGTCTTGAGAAACTCCACTTCTATTGCCATCATGCACCTTATCATGGTCTTGAGAACCTTCAATAATGGAAGCATCCGGATTCCCTGGAGCAGAAACAAGGCCATCTGTTAAACATGTGACATTTTCCATAGCTGGATTGTTCACAtccatttcttctttctgGCTCAGACCCAAATCTTTCTCCCCAACTGGATGGTCTTCCATGACCCCTAAATCTTCAGAATGGTCAGAGGCACAATTTGATGGTTTAGGAGATGAATCAAtgtttccattttcttcttgtgcAGATATTCCCAAGTCATAGGAAGTCTCAGCTCCATAAGTTCTTGATGTGTATGGAATGCCACAAGTTTGAGATGTGATTCCAGTTATTTGCTGAAAACCAGAGTCTCCTGTAGGCGTAAAAGCAAAATGCTCTCCATTTTCGGTGTCTTCCTGTTATTTAACAAATACATAAGTGCAAGTACTGCTGTCTCTTCAATGAATTGATGTAAAACATGTATCCATTTATAACATGTATGCTTAGTCTTATACGGTTCTGAGCCCATaactggaaaaaaagaaaaaaagaagaagaaaggcgTACCAGAATGAAACAAATGTTTCTCAAAGCTTTAATtggttgaaggaaaaaaagaaaaagaaaaggggaagATATAACATGTAACGTATAACATGGTATTGCCAATATTCtcttattctctctctctctctcaaacacaCATGAGCTTTATAAATCAACACCCAAAATATCCTTAAAAGCCAACATAAACAATGCTCATGCTTTTCAATCCCGACTATCTCATAATTAAAACAGATTTTGTtccttaaaaa
Protein-coding regions in this window:
- the LOC18772487 gene encoding protein SPA, chloroplastic, translated to MATLSCYSLHPLASASSSSTTSLTANHSLPYQPQTKPEIPLLFRCSATSAARPEVIIQPTRLFVQPILLFAGFDKPLDTQTFLATISVLAAIALSLFLGLKGDPVPCERCAGNGGTKCVFCSNGKMKMETGLIDCKVCKGAGLVLCKKCAGSGYSRRL